The following are encoded together in the Onychostoma macrolepis isolate SWU-2019 chromosome 03, ASM1243209v1, whole genome shotgun sequence genome:
- the LOC131534015 gene encoding zinc finger protein 271-like: MVFVKEESEENMIIPETWRIKQEEPEPEPETWRIKHEEPEPWRIKQEEQGELIKENKENEELREVEEKNHVTTEDKPLSCSQTKQKDLKKRGAKKSFTCTQCGKSLTRKCGLDIHMRFHTGEKPYTCDQCGKSFTNSANLKRHMFIHTEEKLHACDQCGKTFSRPSNLKKHLRVHTKEKPHSCHLCGKSFSRPENLKEHLKTHSGVREFMCFECEKAFTSAKCLKLHQRIHTGEKPYKCSHCDKTFSQSGSLKRHERIHTGEKPYHCTACGKSFNHSSGLHIHTKNYHLLKQAGISGGVSSELRSAAVKMVFVKEESEENIIIPEPWRIKHEKPEPCRIKREKPEPWRIIKEEPEPWRIIKEEPEPWRIIKEEPEPWRIIKEEPESLRIKQEEPEPEPEPWRIKHEEQREFIEENEENEELGEVEEQNHVKTGEKPLSCSQTKQKDLKKRGAKKSFTCTQCGKSFTGKTSLERHMRIHTGEKPYTCDQCGRSFTQSANLKVHMNIHTGEKPYKCSHCDKRFSRSTFLKTHESIHTGEKPYKCSHCDKRFSQSRDLEKHERIHTREKPHKCSHCDKRFSVSRDLEKHERIHTGEKPFKCLHCDQRFSQSTSLKTHERIHTGEKPYKCSYCGKRFIQSIHLKTHERIHTGEKPYHCTACGKSFSQLSSLQSHTKIYHCK; encoded by the exons ATGGTGtttgttaaagaggagagtgaggaGAACATGATTataccagaaacctggagaataaaacaagaGGAACCAGAACctgaaccagaaacctggagaataaaacacgaggaaccagaaccatggagaataaaacaggaggaacaaggag agttgattaaagaaaacaaggagAATGAAGAATTGAGAGAAGTTGAGGAGAAAAATCATGTGACAACTGAAGATAAACCTTTGAGTTGCTCTCAAACCAAacagaaagatttaaagaaaagaggagccaagaaatctttcacctgcactcagtgtggaaagagtttgacACGCAAATGTGGTCTTGATATTCACATGAGATTTCATACGGGAGAGAAACCATAcacttgtgatcagtgtgggaagagtttcacaaacTCAGCAAACCTTAAGAGACACATGTTCATCCACACTGAAGAAAAACTGCATGCATGTGATCAATGCGGCAAAACATTTTCGAGGCCTTCAAACCTGAAGAAGCACTTGAGagttcatacaaaggagaagccacattcatgtcatttgtgtggaaagagtttttcacgtCCAGAAAATTTGAAAGAACATCTGAAAACACATTCTGGTGTGAGAGAGttcatgtgctttgagtgtgaaaaagcttttacttcagcaaagtgtttaaaactgcaccagaggatccacactggagagaaaccttataagtgttcacactgtgacaagacaTTCAGTCAGTCAGGAAGCCTGAAAAGACacgagaggattcacactggagagaaaccgtatcactgcactgcatgtgggaagagtttcaatCATTCATCTGGTCTACACATTCATACAAAAAACTATCACT TGTTGAAGCAAGCAGGAATATCTGGAGGAGTATCATCTGAACTGAGATCTGCTGCTGTGAAGATGGTGtttgttaaagaggagagtgaggaGAACATAATTATACCAGaaccctggagaataaaacacgagaaaccagaaccctgcagaataaaACGCGAGAAACCAGAACCCTGGAGAATAATAAAGGAGGAACCAGAACCCTGGAGAATAATAAAGGAGGAACCAGAACCCTGGAGAATAATAAAGGAGGAACCAGAACCCTGGAGAATAATAAAGGAGGAACCCGAATCTTTAagaataaaacaggaggaaccAGAACCCGAACCAGAACCTtggagaataaaacatgagGAACAAAGAG agtttataGAAGAAAATGAGGAGAACGAAGAATTGGGAGAAGTTGAGGAGCAAAATCATGTcaaaactggagaaaaacctttgaGTTGCTCTCAAACCAAacagaaagatttaaagaaaagaggagccaagaaatctttcacctgcactcagtgtggaaagagtttcacaggCAAAACAAGTCTTGAGCgtcacatgagaattcatactggagagaaaccatacaCTTGTGATCAATGTGGGAGGAGTTTCACACAATCAGCAAACCTTAAGgtacacatgaacatccacactggagaaaaaccatacaagtgttcacactgtgacaagagattcagtcggtcaacatttctgaaaacacatgagagcatccacactggagagaaaccatacaagtgttcacactgtgacaagaggtTCAGTCAGTCTCGAGACCTGGAAaaacatgagaggatccacaccaGAGAGAAACCTcataagtgttcacactgtgacaagagattcagtgtgTCTCGAGACCTGGAAaaacatgagaggatccacaccggagagaaaccTTTCAAGTGTCTACACTGTGACCAAAGATTCAGTCAGTCAACAtctctgaaaacacatgagaggattcacactggagagaaaccttataagtgttcaTACTGTGGCAAGAGATTCATTCAGTCAATACATCTGAAAAcgcatgagaggatccacactggagagaaaccgtatcactgcactgcatgtgggaagagtttcagtcAATTATCTTCCCTGCAGAGTCATACAAAAATCTATCACTGTAAgtag